The following are encoded in a window of Carassius auratus strain Wakin chromosome 6, ASM336829v1, whole genome shotgun sequence genomic DNA:
- the krt18b gene encoding keratin, type I cytoskeletal 18b yields MSFYAPQASHISFTRSVPVHRAASTYGGAGGYGTRISSSSSMSLRSAPRSGGISSSTAFKVSSAGMGAGAAGSFGSAASTGFTLGNEKGQMQNLNDRLATYLETVRRLEQENSKLEVQIREALEKGGPEMCDYSKYSAILDDLRRKVFDATLDNARLVLQIDNARLAADDFRVKFENEMAIRQSVEGDIAGLKKVIDDTNIGRLNVESEIESLKEELVFLKTNHENEVGELRNQIGQSGVQVDVDAPKGQDMSQVMEDMRANYEKLALKNAEELKMWHESQISDVQVQVAQNTEALQGAQMEMNDLRRQIQTLQIELASQQSLKASLEDTLRNTELRSNTEMEKYNTIILQFEAELSQLRSNITEQGQEYEALLNMKMKLEAEINTYKKLLDGGDFKLQDALDG; encoded by the exons ATGAGCTTCTACGCACCTCAGGCCTCTCACATCTCCTTTACCCGCTCTGTGCCAGTACACCGTGCCGCTAGCACGTATGGTGGGGCAGGAGGATATGGTACGAGGATCTCATCTAGCTCTTCCATGTCTCTCCGTTCTGCTCCTAGAAGTGGGGGCATTTCTTCCTCCACGGCCTTCAAGGTGAGCTCAGCCGGCATGGGTGCTGGTGCGGCAGGGTCCTTTGGTAGCGCTGCCTCTACAGGGTTCACCCTGGGCAACGAGAAAGGCCAGATGCAGAATTTGAATGACCGTTTGGCCACTTACTTGGAAACGGTGCGCCGGCTGGAGCAGGAGAACAGCAAACTGGAGGTGCAGATCAGAGAGGCCCTGGAGAAAGGTGGACCAGAAATGTGCGACTACAGCAAGTACAGCGCAATCCTGGATGATCTGAGGAGGAAG GTGTTTGATGCTACTTTGGACAATGCTCGCCTTGTTCTGCAGATTGACAACGCTCGTCTGGCTGCAGATGACTTTAGAGTCAA GTTTGAGAATGAGATGGCCATCAGGCAGTCCGTGGAAGGAGATATTGCAGGTCTGAAGAAGGTCATTGATGACACCAACATTGGTCGCCTGAATGTGGAGAGTGAAATTGAGTCTTTGAAAGAAGAGCTTGTTTTCCTCAAGACAAACCATGAAAAT GAAGTTGGGGAGCTGCGAAACCAGATTGGCCAATCAGGTGTTCAGGTGGACGTTGATGCACCGAAAGGGCAAGATATGTCTCAAGTAATGGAAGACATGAGGGCTAACTATGAAAAACTGGCACTTAAAAATGCAGAGGAACTCAAAATGTGGCACGAATCCCAG ATATCAGACGTTCAAGTTCAGGTGGCTCAGAACACAGAAGCATTACAAGGTGCACAGATGGAGATGAATGACCTACGGCGACAGATTCAAACGTTACAAATAGAACTAGCATCCCAACAAAGCCTG AAAGCGTCGCTTGAGGACACATTGCGGAACACAGAGCTACGTTCAAACACAGAGATGGAGAAGTACAACACCATCATATTGCAGTTTGAAGCTGAGCTGTCACAGCTGAGGTCAAATATCACAGAGCAGGGTCAGGAATATGAAGCCCTGCTTAATATGAAGATGAAACTAGAAGCGGAGATCAACACTTACAAGAAACTTCTAGATGGGGGAGACTTCAA gCTCCAGGATGCACTTGATGGCTGA
- the LOC113094242 gene encoding putative fidgetin-like protein 2 produces the protein MMQWSSEWAEQHYDVSSTTSPPVHPKPLPFPQPSRPAFSGYTDDISALSASSLLKRYAERYSFNSALPEHGSFLRSEPHQEPWPGGYSTDGPPGLDPLKGSTSDLSEQQYSGGPTSQDYPSSFSSQHLLPKPSYLPSPAFALPSAYLPAAPGYAYPQQCGLSASYPQSTPSLLPSSLHTPTPLHNSHAAAELPRSRKLGFDQSKTARVSPYTIRDKTERQNSDSGRNVNESCGTDLQSYRPDRLSTHSDLEGDSVGKTSDLQPLETRPYGGPGQYTYP, from the coding sequence ATGATGCAGTGGTCATCTGAGTGGGCGGAGCAACACTATGATGTCTCCTCCACCACATCACCTCCAGTTCACCCTAAGCCCCTCCCCTTTCCACAGCCCAGTCGTCCTGCGTTCTCAGGCTACACTGACGACATTAGTGCCCTCAGTGCCTCTAGCTTGCTAAAACGCTATGCCGAGAGGTATTCCTTCAACTCGGCTTTACCAGAACATGGGAGTTTCCTAAGAAGTGAGCCGCACCAGGAGCCATGGCCTGGGGGGTACAGCACAGATGGGCCTCCTGGTTTAGACCCCCTGAAGGGGAGCACAAGTGATCTCTCAGAACAGCAGTACAGCGGTGGTCCCACATCTCAGGATTACCCATCATCCTTCAGCAGCCAACATCTGCTGCCTAAACCATCCTATCTTCCATCGCCAGCGTTTGCCTTGCCGTCTGCATACCTTCCAGCTGCACCAGGCTACGCTTATCCCCAGCAATGCGGTCTGAGTGCTAGTTACCCTCAAAGCACCCCTTCTCTGCTGCCCTCGAGTCTACACACCCCCACACCTCTTCACAACAGCCACGCTGCTGCCGAACTCCCACGCAGCAGGAAGTTAGGCTTCGACCAGTCCAAAACTGCAAGAGTGTCACCATACACAATCAGGGACAAGACCGAACGGCAGAACAGCGACAGTGGCAGGAATGTCAATGAAAGTTGTGGGACGGACCTCCAGAGCTACAGGCCCGATAGACTTTCCACTCATTCCGATCTTGAGGGAGATTCTGTGGGTAAAACCAGTGATCTTCAGCCTCTGGAGACACGGCCTTATGGAGGCCCAGGACAGTACACATATCCCTGA